ccgggaaatctcatggacagagatgcctggcggggctataatccatggggtcccaaaagagctggacaaaacttagtgagtaaacaacataTTGCCAGCTAAatgattcaaaaatattttgaaattcattattCTTGTTTATTGGTGCTTTTTCAAcaagttttcatcaaatttttcattgtctttaaGTTGACTGatacatttagtttgcttcctcttgttttttatttttttagccatgcagcatgtgagatcttagttctggaccagagatcaaacctgtgccctctgcggTGGAAGTGCAGAACCTAACCACTAGACAACCCAGGAATTCCtgcttcctcttttaaaaatcaaactttaATCAGAGATTAAGTAATCTTGCTAATTTAGGAAAACTAGATAAAAACTTTAATCTACGCATGTGATTTCAGTAAAGGAAACATGGtgctgaaatcaagatttaaaatttgtcttcttaataaattttctcttctgtttcaaaacaacaacaacaaaaccacttTAGAAGGCATATTTTACAATCAGAAACATAATAATGCTCATTCCATTTGTGGGaactaaatggaaaatattttccattggCTACACAGGAAAGAGTAAATTCCTGAACAGGCTAATCAtaacttttaaaacaatgtttgagcaaaaattaaaaatacaaataaatgttaaGATTTTCAAATTTGTAGAGATGCCTTATTCATTTGGTTATGTATGTTTATATTACTTAGAAAGCATTTTAACTGGTTACACAAGACAGCAATTACATTTCATGTTATAtgcatgaaaatttttaaatgagatcattCTAAACAAAATCAGCACATTTATTATATGAAATACATGATATTAGGGAAGGAGACAGGGAATAGACATAGGATTTTGTCCATTTCATTCCTGTAATCAGTCCTTTTTCTACTCACTAGAcaacttttaaatttcatatagaGATAAATTAGTTCTATTAACTAAATGTATTCATGTAATGTTCCCAAATTTGCCCACTGAGAGTTGGCTTGCTGAAACATGActgttattttcagttttgaaaaacaGGAGCTAattgaaagtttttattttcttgggttccaaaatcactgcagatggtgactgcagccatgaaatgaaaagacgcttactctttggaataaaagcatgataaacctagacagtgtattaaaaagtggagatatCACtctgctggcaaaggtccatataatcaaaggtatgctttttccagtagtcatgtacggatgtcggagttggaccataaagaaggctgagcaccaaagaattgatgctttcaaattgtggttctgaagaagacccttgagtcccttggacagcaaggagtcaaaccactcaatcctaaaggaaatcaagcctgaatattcattggaaggactgatgctgaagctccaatactttgcccacctaatgcaaagagcaaacttattggaaaagacactgatgctgggaaagattgaaggcaggaggaaaagggagtgataagcatgagacggttggatggcatcatcaatttatggacatgagtttgagcaaactctgggagattagtgaaggacagggaaccctagcgtgctggagtgctgcagtccatggtttcgcaaagagtcagacatgactgagtgactgaacaacaactgaaaaGTAGGTCAAATATGATCCAATTAGCTTTGAAGAGTGGtaagaagacaaaaaataaacataacaagTTAAACATGTCTCCTTGGCAGGGGCTGTGAAAGAGGCAATATTTCTCTTAAGAGGTCTAATCATGACTAAGTTTAATCATGAGTAGTTTAATTATGACTAAACCTGGTTTAATCATGACTAGTATAGGatgataataaaaaattttataatttttgtaaattGTACTTTCTTTGGATAATTAGATTatggttttgtttatatttttctttatatttctgcatAATCCAAATATGTCTAATCACCTTGTATaacacaaataattataaaaagtatttcATCTTCAAATGTTTCTCatagaaacttttaaaacaagtgtaaagaaataaacaactcaCAAAGAACCAATGTTAATTGTTGctatatattattttagataAGTTATAATTGCTAAAAgctttaataataattaaatgcaTTATTATGTTATTAAATATCTACATCAGACACTGCTGGAAATTGAGCTCCAGAGTAATTAAGACAAAAGCATTGTTATAAAAGGGCACAGGCTTGCACAGAAAAGATAATGCCTAATTTATTTAACAgtcatataattattattaataataaactgTAATAATGCATTAACTTAACAGGATATTTGGAAAGGTAAAAAAACAGTACTGGTTTAGCAACAAGGTccttctgtacagcacagggaacaaaagaatgtaaaaaaaggtACTGGTTTAAATACAGACATACATTGTTTAATGCAATCCCAATTttggaaatattaaaatttggAAAGGTACATTCTTTGTGAAATTAAATAAGCCAATCAGATCACAATGTTTGTAAAATGGTGTCATCACTGTCAGTGTTTCTCCATGCCTATGCTGGCAAAACTCagatgcatcagaatcacctgcatgtgtgctcaatcgcgtctgactctgtgtgacccatggactgtagcccaccaggctcctctgtccatagaattctccaggcaagaatactggagtgggttgccatttccttctccaggggatatgcccaagccagggatcaatcCCGTGCCTCCtccattagcaggcgggttcttttactgttgagcccccagggaagcagaATCACCTGAGCAACTGTCAAAACAGTAGTTAATGATCAGGTGATTCAAGGAATGACACAGGGTTCCTTGGGGCACCCAAGTGAAagcttttttttaacatttccttcAGGTgattgagcttccctgatagctcagttggtaaagaatccacctgcaatgcaagagaccctggttcgattcctgggttgggaagatctgctggagaagggataggctacccactccagtattcttgagcttcccctgtggctcagctggtaaagaatccacctgcaactgggagacctgggttcgatccctgggctgggaagatcccctggagaagggaaaggctacccactccagtattctggcctggagaattccatggactgtatagtctacggggttgcaaagagttggacatgactgagccactttcacttttcactaggCCACTTAATTAAGGACAGCCACTTAGGAACAGTATTAAGCTGGTTTCTGAACTCTATTAATGAATcggttaaaataattaaatatctgttGAAGCTTTCcatgtggtactagtggtaaagaacctgcctgccaatggaaaAGACTTAAGagtcgtgggttcgatccctgggtcaggaagattccctgaagaagggcatggcaacccactccagtattcttacctggagaatcccatggacagagtaaaaCCAAAAGGGTCTTGTTCAGAACCAATGTTAAGAACAAGAACCATGGGAATTGTACTCACTGGTAAATATAACTCCAAAGTGAGGATGAAGGCTTTCTCCCACAACTTTTATAGAAGTCAAAGGGGGGATTTATCTCACCAGGCACTACAGACAGATCAGTAGGTTTTTGTTACCTTGTGGACTCCAGCACATCGTCAACATGAACTGAAATAGGAGTCAGCAGAAGGGAAAGAATGCCCAACTGACATGGCAGTAATCAGGGAGGTAGGGGTACTGCAAATATGACTGGAATGACAGAGTGGAACCCACCTATTTTTCCTGCTGTGAGCCTGGGTGAAAATTCCCCTTAGTACTGCCCAAGGATCTGATGAGAGCCAGGGTCCTGTTAAATGCTGGGGAGTTGCATAGGAGGCAGGCCAACAGTTCCACACCTCATGTATTCCATTCGGCAGCCCTCTAAGGCAGAAATTATttatcccatttcacagaagagaagactGACTCTTTACAGGAATGTATCTGTAATAAAGGGAGGGTTTACTTCCAGTTAAGGCTGGAAGATACTTAAAGTTCAATTTTCTTTAAGTCTGCTGAACCAGTAATTATGTTCAATCACAGACTCATTGAAAAACTGTTCTCATTGCTTCTAAAATCCcagataataaatgaaaaaaaaaagtcatgtattATCCAACCACAGAGAAATGTGCTCCAATTACCATCCTGGGATATGTGATTTCAGATTTTTGAAGGgttcatgtattttttctttaatcagacaataataaatgtataaattgctttttaattactttattaaCTTTACATTTTTCCATGCAAATGGGTGAAACTTTACTGTTGACAGAAACTTAGATTGGATGCCAAGGCAATCTGTAATTAGAAGCTGGTAACACAGAACCCACCTGACACACTGAAATTACATAAGGTTCACAGCAAACGGATCAGTAAAGGcattatcaggaaaatgcaaggAAAAACAGAACAACAGTGGAAATCACAGTATTAATCTCATGGAAATGGCAGGAGTCAAGGCATAAGGCAAAATTCATCATGATGGTCATGGTGATTAGAGAGCTCCCCCATAAGGATACGCAGACAATTCCTCAACTGCAGCTCCCTAAGTTTTCTCCTGATTTCCCTCATCTCCTCCATGAATATTTCCATATCGTCTCCCTCTCCACCCATCCCATCATTGACCTGTCTATTGGGTATAACCCATCGGAAATTAGGGGCAAGTCGGCGAGCCTGTCCCCGTCTATGATTTCTTTCTGGCTGGTGGCCTTCGCCCCCTCCCAAAGGGCGGTCTTCCTCTCCGTTCTGCACGGGTTGCTCCATTTCTTCGTTTTCCTGGTGGATATTAGCCatgatgagatttttttcccccggTTATTTTTCTTTGAACAAGTAAGACAAAGG
This genomic interval from Bos indicus x Bos taurus breed Angus x Brahman F1 hybrid chromosome X, Bos_hybrid_MaternalHap_v2.0, whole genome shotgun sequence contains the following:
- the BEX3 gene encoding protein BEX3 isoform X2 — its product is MEQPVQNGEEDRPLGGGEGHQPERNHRRGQARRLAPNFRWVIPNRQVNDGMGGEGDDMEIFMEEMREIRRKLRELQLRNCLRILMGELSNHHDHHDEFCLMP
- the BEX3 gene encoding protein BEX3 isoform X1 is translated as MANIHQENEEMEQPVQNGEEDRPLGGGEGHQPERNHRRGQARRLAPNFRWVIPNRQVNDGMGGEGDDMEIFMEEMREIRRKLRELQLRNCLRILMGELSNHHDHHDEFCLMP